In Aedes albopictus strain Foshan chromosome 3, AalbF5, whole genome shotgun sequence, the following are encoded in one genomic region:
- the LOC134290203 gene encoding uncharacterized protein LOC134290203 gives MSRRSDIRQTRSQARALREQQINLQGGMEQSTHSSAENRNVAAATVRADAFDCGKCDRLNNAEPMISCQDCRVYYHLSCANATAETVQGRPFVCSSCARLPFLPPARSMSGRWSSSSARQARIARELQRLEEERQLEEEIQREQIEQEKSLAERSRREKLERQRQFIARKYDLLSQADADEDDGSNSGSDNRNSRVESWVRAQGAAVAGPSEVVVNVTDSIQRPSDSSAGNIPAVNLQSTPLTQKKATGANTNHAPSLADQLAAAIDVETTGSITIGDTVDDEEEGAVGIDGTLSRRSAYHPISPVNTRMYDQVLEEPNPVKPTTGAVPKVVRSTTLFERWRSETASLRKCTDLESEHRKENDLRRKRELELTNQLKQMEIQRRDEQQIRRAMEEEFQQRERDQALIEERKQRELAAVQDELHRLREIEQQFLKQREQQPTSVRIVCLFRCHRAVDASASPTDGTSCGVSDTR, from the coding sequence ATGTCGCGAAGGTCAGACATTCGCCAGACGAGGTCTCAGGCGAGGGCTTTGCGGGAACAGCAAATTAACCTCCAAGGCGGCATGGAACAATCGACCCATTCATCAGCAGAAAATCGCAACGTGGCGGCAGCCACTGTACGAGCAGATGCCTTTGACTGCGGTAAATGTGATCGGCTAAACAATGCCGAGCCAATGATATCGTGCCAAGATTGTCGAGTGTACTATCATCTTTCGTGTGCCAATGCGACTGCTGAAACGGTTCAAGGGAGACCGTTCGTGTGTTCGTCTTGTGCCCGACTGCCATTTCTCCCCCCAGCGCGATCAATGTCCGGTCGTTGGAGTTCGTCCAGTGCACGACAAGCTCGTATAGCCCGTGAGCTACAGCGGCTGGAGGAGGAGAGGCAATTGGAGGAAGAAATCCAACGGGAACAGATCGAACAGGAAAAATCGCTGGCAGAAAGATCTAGGAGGGAAAAGCTTGAGCGACAGCGGCAGTTCATTGCGCGAAAGTATGACCTGCTGAGCCAAGCGGACGCCGACGAAGATGATGGGAGCAATTCTGGCAGCGACAATCGGAATAGCAGAGTTGAAAGCTGGGTAAGAGCGCAAGGCGCAGCAGTGGCCGGTCCTTCCGAGGTCGTAGTAAATGTTACGGATTCCATTCAGCGACCGTCTGATTCATCCGCCGGTAACATTCCCGCCGTAAACTTGCAATCAACCCCGCTGACCCAGAAGAAAGCAACTGGTGCAAATACCAATCATGCGCCGAGCCTAGCGGACCAGCTAGCTGCGGCCATCGATGTCGAGACCACTGGCAGCATAACGATCGGAGACACGGTCGACGATGAGGAAGAAGGCGCAGTCGGTATCGACGGGACGTTGTCTCGACGCAGCGCTTACCACCCGATTTCACCGGTGAACACTCGGATGTACGACCAAGTTTTGGAGGAGCCAAACCCAGTCAAACCGACAACTGGGGCAGTGCCGAAGGTAGTACGAAGCACAACGTTATTTGAGAGGTGGCGGTCAGAAACCGCAAGCCTACGAAAGTGTACGGATCTGGAGTCGGAGCATAGGAAGGAGAACGATCTTCGACGGAAGCGCGAATTGGAGCTTACCAACCAACTGAAGCAGATGGAGATCCAGCGGCGAGATGAACAGCAAATCCGACGAGCGATGGAAGAAGAATTTCAGCAGCGGGAGCGTGACCAAGCGCTGATAGAAGAACGGAAGCAACGGGAGTTGGCCGCAGTTCAGGACGAATTGCATCGACTGCGGGAAATCGAACAGCAGTTTCTGAAGCAAAGGGAACAGCAGCCAACCAGTGTACGTATTG